The DNA region GCCTAAGAACACCCAATATTTGGTTTCTGTTATATTTACATAGTTAGGCACAATGGATAAATATAcaattttctttagtttttatgCTTTATATTGAATACCTACATTTTTCCTGAGGGAGCGTGACTGAAagttttgaaatcaatttttattgagCATCAATCACATGATAGTGCAATTTAGGCTGCAACTTGTTCACGAGATCCTTCTTTTCATTACGCTCCTTTATAACTTCTATTGAGCGTTGTTTctggattaaaaaatttattaactagTGCTATATGTGGCCATTGTTATGTGTATAGGCTCCACTATCTGTTGAAGGATGGGATGAGGCGCTTCACGAGATCGGTAAATTGTCATCTGAAACCATCCTTTCGGCTAAAAATGCTGAATCATTGTTACAAGCTGTAGGAGACATTCCAGTGTTAGTCATTGCAGGTGCTGAAGATTCCCTTGTCACTTTGAAATCCTGTCAAGCTATGGCCTCAAAACTTGTCAATTCTGTAAGTATGCTTTCACCATCTTGTCATGAATTGTCTGCAAAACTTATAAATACTGTTAGTGTGTATTATAGGATGAAaatcagaagaagaaaattaatagGGAGAAAATGAAGGCTGTTAGATGTGGCTATACTTGTATTTCATTCCATTCCTGAAaatcagaagaagaaaattaatatcCCAAGCATTTATCATGGCATATGATTCTGCCTCATCAAGTTTCTAATGCTTTTCTTACCATTTTACTTGCAGAGATTGGTTGCCATATCTGGATGTGGCCATTTACCCCATGAAGAGTGTCCAAAGGCATTGCTTGCAGCTATATCACCCTTCATCAATAGACTCCTGTCTGCATCTGACTCGCAAAGACAATAAGTTCATTTCTTTTAAAGCTGATTATACATAGGGTTGTTATCTATTGTAAGGGGCTAcgatctttctttcctttttccatctttgttttgtttttttttcctcctcccATTTCTTTCTAAGCAATATTACTTCAAGAGAAAGAGACGAAAGGTCATCTCTTCTCTGGGGTGTTTTTGACGTGCTAGTTTTAGGGGTTTTAAGTTGTCTGTATCTTCTCCatcatttctctctttttaagCTGTCAATATTGTGTTCCGTTTCATCTGCTTGTCATTTTTCCCACTTAAAGAGGGTGGAGACAAATATACATTTGTAAATTCATCACCAGATTGAGAATGGATATAGTTTAGCATGGTTTTGTTTCTGGTCACTGAACGCAATTAATTCACACATCCTGCTTCTTAAAACGGTAATAACTCCGTAACTTCTATTCATAATTCGATGGGTAAGCTGGAAAACTaacaagttgagttttaatttaaaaccttTGATTTACTTGGAAGTTTATCAAAAGCAAATTTTAACAATAGGAATGCCTAAGTAATGTATATAGATTTGTTAAGGTACattcaattgtttttttaaaatgagcATTTCAGCAagtaataatttcaatttatttaaaatatatccaAGGtgcaatttattataaaatattcttaaataagTGGGTTTGTAACAAATCTGATATATAATCCGAACAAAATGAGTTCTTTCTCTGAAGTGTTGACGGGCAGAAGAGTGAGGTCCTGGCTATAAGATACAGAATTGTTGAAAAGTTTAGTTGCAGACTATGGAGGTGCCTTTCATGATGGTAGTGTGTGTGGACGTTCTGGAGTTCAATctcctcttgtttttgaaattttggaaaataaaacacTGACTAAACAATGTGCTATTGGACAGGGGGAAAGTCTCTCCAGCATATATTTTTGCTGCTTTTATTCCTGCTTTGATTGTGGCGCAGGGCTTTACTTCTTTGACCATAGTGTTGCTTCGGAGATGTGCAATAGAAGGAATTCAATCTCAAGAAACCTTCTGCATATCGTTATGGCATACTTTTACTAGGATTTATGGTATATCTTTACACAtaatacaatttattattattattattatggatcCTTTATGGTTACAAACATGGAGAAAAGTTTGTGAACATGTTGGCACATGGTTGGTGATTACTGTTTCTATGTCTGGTGTGATTGTTGTTTGTGAGTTTGCCCattagaagaaaaggaaaaaagtatcAATCAAGGTTATGTTATGCGCTATATGGTTTGGTGCGTCTTGTGAAATTTAGATGCACAAGTAGCCAAGTGACGGTGAAAAGTCTGCGCTATTCCTCAGACGATGCTTGCAGATACATTCAATGATGTATTGCAGGACAAAAAGAAGGAACAATTCCACCTTGATAAAAGCAATTCAAGATAATCTTCCATCTGCCGTGGAAGCAAATACTGTGATGCTTactgtttttataatttctttcatattttgtttatgtCCTTTATCCATATAAACAAGAAATAATGCTCAACCAGAACAAATctaataagaattaaaagatgGAGCTTTATGTATCAAATGCTGCCACTTCAATACCTAACCTAGGACCAATTTGATACTCCTCCGACTATATCACTATAATATTCAAGGAGGAAATAGGGAGAATACTGAGTTAATTAAATGAGAGAAAAGGCTTGTGAAGAACTCAAATATTGAGAAGCTCATCATATTTACaactaataatattattctGAACCGATTGGCCAATTCTAGCATGAGTAAAGAATATTCTTTAATATTCAGTGTTTTTtcgttattaaaaaaaaaactgctttTCCTAAGCCTAAAGACTCACATTCATACCAGAAAATTCATATTCTTTAATAAACTAGTGATtacaaaaagcaaaagaaataataatttgattttgttagtAAATATTCAGTGTAGCATTTCAGCCTGCTAAAAATAGGCAGAGAAAGTCCTGCTTCTGGTGTACTGCACAGCTTCGCTACTTCATATTCATGCCAATACATGaagtaaaagagtaattttatgTTGATAAAATATGGCTTCATCAAAGCAATGGTAACTTATGAGTTAACCGAgacacaaatataaaataaacacctTTAATTTGGCATGGAAGCCAATATTGTCAACATTTTCTCATCTATTTTAGACTAAATTAGACATCATCGTTAATGGTAACATTGTATCTAAGCTCATATCAATAGTGTCGTTAACTAAAAACTCATTGCTCCCATTTAAAATTTGGCTACATATTGTTATGACTACGCTGGGTTTAGGAGGACCAGCACCTCCAGAAAGCTAggaaggagaagaaagaaaacaggGGAAGGCAACTCATAAACTTTTTCATTCCTTCTTGCTCTTTATTTACAAGTATTTATAAACTTCCTAGTAACATAATGAtcctaaaaatattacaatCACCAAATTTGTTAGTGCTGCCTTGGAGAGCCGACAGCATCAAGCAAGAATATTTGCAACGAAGATTTTCAAAGATTTTGGGATGATTCAACATTCTCCCTTTGTCGCTATCCTCAAACGAAGTCGTTTAGGTACGCATGCTTCTTAATCCTTCGCTTGGGCTTGTCTTCTATTGGCACCCCCTCTTTTGCGTATTCCACTCCAGCTGTTGCTCTGTTTTTGTTGTTTACTTCTGCTTGTTGTTCTATGTTCGTAACACCTTTCGGCCCTTGTATgatcaccttgtcctcaaggtgatagTCTTCCTGTAATTGTGTCCAGTTCTCCCATGAAGTCTCATCGGGTGACAGAACTTGCCACTGCACCAACACTTCCCATGGAGCTCCGGTGTAGGGACGACGATGGTCGAGGATTGCCAGGGGGTACACTAGAGGTTGATCATTGAGAAATGTGGGAGGAAGAGTGAGTTCAGTTTGTCTTTCCGGAGATCCTCGAAATGATTTGAGTTTCTAGCAATGAAACACAGGATGTATCTTGGCTTCTGCTGGTAGCTTAAGTTTGTAAGCCATTGGGCCAATTCGTTCAATGATCTGGAAGGGGCCATAAAAGCGCTTTGCAAGCTTGCCTGAAACCGCTGGGGAACCTCACATGGATGTCTGTCGGTAGGGACGAAGCCGAAGAAGGACCCAATCACCCATTTGATATTGCACCTCACGTCTCTTACTATCAGCTTGTCTTTTCATCACTTTATGTGCCTTCAGAAGATTTTTGCGAATTGTTTGAAAAGTCGCGTCTCTGTCAACCAACAAATTTTCTACCGCCTCGATGTTGGATGTCCCAGTGATGTATTCCGGGAAATTGAACGGCTTCCGTCCAAATGTTACTTCGTAAGGAGTAGTACCTGTTCCCGCATTCCACGAAGTATTATGTGACAATTCAATCCATGGTAAGAGCTTCCCCCACCTGTGAGGTCGCCGGTGAGTGAAGGCACTCAAATATTGTTCAACAACCCTGTTCAGAGCCTCCGTTTGACCATCACTTTGAGGATGGTAAGCAGAGCTCATGCGAAGGTGCGTGTCTTTGGCCCTGAAGAGTTCCTGCCAGAACCTGCTAATGAAGAGTGGATCTCTATCTGATACAAGGCTTCGAGGGATTTCATGAAGTTTGACCACCATTTCAATGAATAATGATGCCACCATGTGCGCTGTGTGGGCTGTCGACAACATGCCTAAGTGAATACCTTTGGAAAATCGATCTACTACGACAAGAATAGTAGTGTTGCCGTGATAGGAAGACAGACCGAGGATAAAATCCAAGGAAAGATCCTCCCAGGGGCGATGAGGAACCGGAAGGGGGCATAGGAGCCCGGCCGTCTTCTGCGTTTCATACTTAGTTACTTGGCACTCCTGGCAGTTGGTGACAAACTGCTTAACATCTTCCCGTAAACCTGGCCAGTTGAGGTTTTCTGAAATCCGTGCCAAAGTTTCTGTAATTTTGGCATGGCCGCCTGTGGGTATCCTGTGGTACTATGTAAGCAAGGTGGAGAGAATTGGTATACCTCGAGGTAACCAAATACGGCCCACAGTCAACACGAGGTTATGTGTCATGAAAAAACCAGGGTGTTGAGTTGGATTTTCGATGATCTCTTGTTGGCGGCGACAGTAGTCAGAGTTGTTGTCCACTTGACGACGAAGCTCATCCAAAAAAGTTAAGGAGGGAACTGATAAAATCATGAACACAGAGGAGGGTTCCTGTTGCCGGGATAACGCATCAGCGGCCTGATTGTGAATGCTAGCGCGATACTGAATGCTATAATCGTATCCCATCAAGGGGGCCAGGTACTTATGCTGTTTCGGTGTCTGAATGACTTGGGTAAGTAATTCCTTGAGACTTCGATGATCAGTGATAATGGTGAAGTGCCGGCCGAGGAGGTATTGGCGCCATTTCTTAACGGTCGTGGTGATAGCAAACAGTTCACGAACATAAGTCGAAGCACGAAGGAGCTTAGGGGTGAATGGTTTGCTAAAGAACGCCAAAGGGTGGCCATTCTGAGAGAGGATCGCCCCCATGCCGACGCCGAACGCATCTGTTTCTATAGTGAAGGGAAGCTAGAAATTGGGTAATGCTAAGACTGGAGCCGTGGACAGAGCTATCTTGAGTTGTTCAAATGCTACTTGGGCTTGAGGCGTCCAAATGAATGGATCTTTGGTAGTGAGTTGCACCTCTGGTACATCAAGTTTGTTTTAAGCAATAGTAGTTTCGTTATtctctcattttaatttttttattctaaatttgCATTAAAAAGATTATTGATCAGGTGAAAATAGTTATGACTGTATTATCATTTCTATCTAGTAAGACTGATTAGATGTTTGAAATGTGTaaccaaaaaaatgtttagattaaagtttgtaaatttttatttaaatattttgtttaataaactaaatttgtaaaaaaaaactttattaaactcatttgtcaataaaaaataactttcttATTTATTAGGGATATATAATTAatccaataattaaaaaagaaaaaagaaaaaatgagaaaagtCGAAGATTTAAACCCCAACTAACATTTACTCATAAAAAAACTttagtattaatttatttttgaaatcgagtttgaagataaaattaaaacaaaatttaacccAAATATTTGGTTAGTTTTACTTTTTGAATTGATGGtttgtgaaatttaaacataaccAATAAGCATAAATGACTTTTTAACACaagcttcatttttttctattaaaatttcTTACTTTCATCTTTACCAAGTATAGCCTAATAATGAATAAGgcaaaagaaaatgatgatatTGCCTATATTTAAGGTTCCTTACAACGTGATCAATTAAACCACTATGGTAGTCATTAGCTTTATTGTCATTTTTGCTTCAAATTTCTGGATATGAAAAGTATGAGCAAATGCATTAGACCAATAGTCATTACCTTAATTGTCATTTTTGCAGTGCCTCTCAACATCTTCAGAGAGAAAAAGTGCaccaaaataaaagtaaaaaccaaaaaagtgcacaaaatatctcacaaaaaagTGCACCGAATATCTTACAAAAAAACACTAAAGGGAAACGAGAAAAGAGACAGGTGAGTTGAATACAACAGCTAACACGATGTTCGAGACCCGCCACATGTACTGCCTTATCCACAATTATTATCCTCTGTTACGCTCCCCACGAATCCAATTCTACATTCAGACAAatatatcctttctttttcattagagttgtttttaattttgattttagtcttcCGTTAGACTTATTCACGAATTTAATCTCTCAATTATGTCAAATTATGTGAATGTAATCCCAAGTCTAAATTTAAACATTATTGttacaaataaaatgttaattgtCATATGTTATGTTCTGATGaacgataaataaaaaaatgttagaattaGTTTTTAGGTGCGTCTTTTTGtgttcaatcaaaatatgaCACATGATATTGAATGTTTTTTTGGACAATTGACATTCAAGTGAGCTTGAAAATCACATTTAAAGGATTTAATAtaactgaaaaattaaattcataaataaatttaaagaaaattaaaatcaaaattaaaaaaactaagaagataaaaatataattttgcctTAATTATTTACCCATCAAATAATACTTCAATCTCAAGCATAATGCGGTGTACGCTCTCATGGACCTTCGCCACACCCAATAATTTCCCCATCCTCAACTCACTATGAGTTTCTGTGAAGCAAAAGCAAAACCTATCGCAGCACGCTCTATCATCTCTCTCAGTAATGGCAACCACATTCACGTTTTTCCGACCAACCATGATCCGGGCCTCCGCTGGTTCTCCGGGCAGGCCCGACCCGAGCAACAGGAAGCCCGTTTCCTCCAATTGGTGGGCTCCGCTGTTCGGATGGCCCGCGGATCCGGACTACATCGGCCCATCGCAGAAGACGAGTTATCAATCGGATCCGGAGCGGGAAGTGGGCCCGGGCCGGCCCAGATCCAAATTCGCAGCGGGGTGCTTCACGGAGAAGAAGGCAAAAGAGCTGCGGAAGAAGACCGTGGAAACGTCGACGTTTCACGACATCATGTACCACTCCGCTATTGCGTCCAGGCTCGCGTCCGATGTTTCTAAAGGGTACGAGAAATAAATGTTTGTTTTCTAATTAATGTTTTCTACCCTCAGACTCACTCATCGTTGAATTtcgttttaatttctttcaactATGAACTAATGGCCTATTCATGATTTGGGACACACTGTAATTAACCTATGTGCGTGATTTGTCTCCTTATGTTCTATTAGTGTGgttctctcttcctttttttttttctctttaatttctaattttggtTTTACCTTCTTTAATCTTACACCAAGGTGAAGTGGAAGACGGattttataatacaaaaaattaattgtgcAGTCAAATGTATTTTCTTTGTATGGTAAGGCTTTCAATGGTTTCTCCTTTTATAGCATGCACTTCAAATTCAGATCAATGAGATATGCTAAAAATGCAACATCTTGACAAGATG from Glycine soja cultivar W05 chromosome 8, ASM419377v2, whole genome shotgun sequence includes:
- the LOC114423128 gene encoding uncharacterized protein LOC114423128 translates to MATTFTFFRPTMIRASAGSPGRPDPSNRKPVSSNWWAPLFGWPADPDYIGPSQKTSYQSDPEREVGPGRPRSKFAAGCFTEKKAKELRKKTVETSTFHDIMYHSAIASRLASDVSKGYEK